Proteins from one Flavobacterium branchiarum genomic window:
- a CDS encoding C40 family peptidase has product MRQIFFLISMLHFSLICCAQSYILQLPFKYDYSLELLKKQSQIEEIALKNRIVVNDNSENLSDDILVLKEKYSIILAVMPNKITNYKLYAYIDPWVNTPYKEKSFSKKGIDCAYFLQSLYSDVYNVMLPKNPAGMWKSKAIQIFTGRSFLAEGDLIFFRYDKDHPISDVGLYLHSDRILACTNNGLAIYNFNDEYFQLRYIGAGRINDDAKKK; this is encoded by the coding sequence ATGAGGCAGATATTTTTTTTAATAAGCATGTTGCATTTTAGTTTGATATGTTGTGCTCAAAGTTATATTCTTCAACTTCCCTTTAAATATGATTATTCTCTTGAATTACTGAAAAAGCAATCTCAAATAGAAGAAATTGCCCTAAAGAATAGAATTGTCGTTAACGATAATTCAGAAAACCTCAGTGATGATATTTTAGTTTTAAAAGAAAAATACTCTATTATTCTGGCAGTAATGCCAAATAAAATTACTAACTACAAACTATATGCTTATATCGATCCTTGGGTAAACACGCCTTATAAAGAAAAAAGTTTTTCTAAAAAAGGTATCGATTGTGCTTATTTCTTGCAGTCTTTATATAGTGATGTTTACAATGTTATGCTTCCAAAAAATCCAGCTGGAATGTGGAAATCCAAGGCAATACAGATTTTTACAGGCAGAAGTTTTCTTGCGGAGGGCGATCTTATTTTTTTTAGATATGATAAAGATCATCCGATTTCAGATGTAGGTTTATATCTGCACAGTGACAGAATTTTGGCTTGTACAAACAATGGCCTTGCAATATATAATTTCAATGATGAATATTTTCAATTACGTTATATAGGTGCAGGACGAATCAACGATGATGCAAAGAAAAAATAA
- a CDS encoding AAA family ATPase — protein MEEEKNIFSTELLKALEIAKKIAKTNSNKYYSSSHLLKAILNRDLGLLKCLEAMGKDVYYLDEWAEVRMEEESKTSGVLDAEPSEFIDKIIDEADSVRTILNEHEISLYAIIIAISSPGVGFDFNQMKSYPISRNELLMDKIAIPQNEDNGRQEVKKGFLGKYCIHKNLEKRKKVTLAIGREIELNTIKEILCRFSKPNVLLIGDRGIGKSILIDTIVQNVLSNQVPDTLNKVQLFELDLPTLIAGASYKGEIEDRLKNCIIELRQYSKTILIIEEIHTLLDKNGGDSGVSNILKGELSKGLNIIATSTSDEYSKRIEKEQGLTGMFEIVKLQESDDDTLFRMIRESIKTYQDHHKIEIDDETITESIRLSRRYLKEKSLPESAINLIDHTMSVLKTSGETFLKEKQLTLDKLAVLKQNDSNLSESQLIKESNWFLTDLINKTSFLIEVDEENESKYSESSEFIFNHIENLINNLEQKALDKRVHIEPIDLSLIIAKKTGIPVGKLKEEEKQKLNNIEEVLSRRVIGQDHCIATVTGSILESRSGLSKAGQPIASFFFLGPTGTGKTELAKSLAEFLFQDENAIIRFDMSEFKEEHSAALLYGAPPGYVGYEEGGLLVNKIRQKPYSIVLFDEIEKAHVSVYDVFLQIMDEGKLHDRLGKEGDFSNAIILFTSNIGADQIATTFEKGQTPNSSDLMGIMANYFRPEFLGRLTEIIPFAPISKENALKIFEVHLKKEFLDLLKNINITVEIPLQVKLHLAENGYNAKYGARPIKSIIRSHLRRPLAKKIIAGDVKDGDKIIVDIENGEIKWIQTDI, from the coding sequence ATGGAAGAAGAAAAAAACATTTTCAGCACAGAATTATTAAAAGCTCTTGAAATTGCAAAGAAGATTGCCAAAACAAATTCAAATAAATATTACTCATCATCTCACTTATTAAAAGCTATTTTAAATAGGGATTTAGGACTCTTAAAGTGTCTCGAAGCGATGGGGAAAGATGTTTATTATCTCGATGAATGGGCAGAAGTACGAATGGAAGAAGAATCAAAAACCTCAGGCGTTCTTGACGCAGAACCAAGCGAGTTTATTGATAAAATTATTGACGAAGCAGATTCAGTTAGAACGATATTAAATGAACATGAAATAAGCCTTTATGCGATTATAATAGCTATAAGCTCACCAGGAGTCGGTTTTGATTTTAATCAAATGAAATCGTATCCTATTTCAAGAAATGAATTATTAATGGATAAAATTGCCATTCCCCAAAATGAAGATAACGGCAGACAAGAAGTAAAAAAGGGCTTTTTGGGAAAATACTGCATTCATAAAAATCTTGAAAAAAGAAAAAAAGTAACACTTGCAATTGGACGCGAAATAGAATTAAATACAATAAAAGAAATACTCTGTCGATTTTCGAAACCCAATGTGTTACTGATTGGAGATCGGGGAATTGGCAAATCAATATTAATCGACACTATTGTTCAAAATGTACTTTCTAATCAGGTTCCCGATACTTTAAATAAAGTACAACTTTTTGAACTTGATTTACCAACTCTAATTGCCGGAGCTTCATACAAAGGCGAAATAGAAGACCGCTTAAAAAACTGCATAATTGAACTAAGACAATATTCAAAAACAATTTTAATTATTGAAGAAATACATACTTTATTAGATAAAAACGGAGGTGATTCTGGCGTTTCCAATATTTTAAAAGGTGAATTATCCAAAGGTCTGAATATAATAGCAACTTCCACTAGTGACGAATATTCAAAAAGAATAGAAAAAGAACAAGGTTTAACTGGAATGTTTGAAATTGTGAAACTACAAGAATCTGACGATGATACTTTATTCAGAATGATTCGTGAATCTATCAAGACATATCAGGATCATCATAAAATAGAAATAGATGATGAAACAATAACAGAATCAATTCGATTATCCAGAAGATATTTAAAAGAAAAAAGCCTTCCTGAATCAGCGATAAATCTAATCGATCATACGATGTCAGTATTAAAAACATCAGGCGAAACATTTTTGAAAGAAAAACAGTTAACGTTAGATAAATTGGCAGTACTAAAACAAAATGATTCAAATTTATCTGAGTCTCAATTAATAAAAGAATCAAACTGGTTTCTTACGGATTTGATTAATAAAACAAGTTTTTTAATAGAAGTAGATGAAGAAAATGAATCCAAATATTCTGAATCATCAGAATTTATTTTTAATCATATAGAAAACTTAATTAATAATCTAGAACAAAAAGCATTAGATAAACGTGTTCACATTGAACCTATTGACTTATCACTTATTATTGCAAAGAAAACTGGCATTCCTGTTGGTAAATTAAAAGAAGAGGAAAAACAAAAACTTAATAATATCGAAGAAGTTCTAAGCAGAAGAGTTATTGGTCAAGACCATTGTATTGCAACAGTCACAGGCTCAATATTAGAGTCAAGATCGGGATTAAGTAAAGCTGGACAGCCGATTGCATCATTCTTTTTTTTAGGACCAACAGGAACTGGAAAAACAGAATTAGCAAAAAGCCTAGCTGAATTTCTTTTTCAAGATGAAAATGCAATTATACGTTTTGACATGTCAGAATTTAAAGAAGAACATTCCGCGGCATTACTTTATGGAGCGCCTCCGGGATATGTAGGTTATGAAGAAGGTGGCTTATTAGTAAACAAAATTAGACAAAAACCATACTCTATTGTTTTATTTGATGAGATAGAAAAAGCTCACGTTTCAGTTTATGATGTTTTTCTTCAAATAATGGACGAAGGTAAACTCCACGACCGTTTAGGAAAAGAAGGTGATTTTTCTAATGCTATTATACTTTTTACTTCGAATATTGGAGCGGATCAAATTGCAACTACTTTTGAAAAAGGTCAAACCCCGAACTCTTCAGATTTGATGGGAATTATGGCAAATTATTTTAGACCTGAATTTTTAGGAAGGCTAACAGAAATCATTCCTTTTGCCCCAATAAGCAAGGAAAATGCATTGAAAATTTTTGAAGTTCATCTTAAGAAAGAGTTCCTAGATTTGCTAAAAAATATAAATATTACGGTTGAAATACCACTGCAAGTAAAACTACATCTAGCCGAAAATGGGTACAATGCAAAATATGGAGCAAGACCTATAAAAAGTATCATTAGAAGTCATTTAAGACGTCCACTAGCCAAAAAAATCATTGCTGGTGATGTCAAAGATGGTGATAAAATCATTGTTGATATTGAAAATGGTGAAATTAAATGGATACAAACAGATATTTAG
- a CDS encoding type VI secretion system baseplate subunit TssG, whose translation MMQRKNNINLEELVYEIENISYDIRAEVVANDLLESNSILQEEIMISNHGQFSRAYRNDILGVAIHDNNYDKHEYLNIQLSRDSIYDVLPEGLVHSLSENSTDKSVKQMIKEHKLQKKQELEARNFFSPFENEIFHYRTKIESVERIFLHKLNGSRPLDFFYVFWGLPHIYPEILVSKFIQLLPYAYKIVGDIGLACSCLASIIEEEVSYSTTTSKEYSDDKEEISLGVNRLGVDFISGNNFMDYSMNLTIEIGPITNKPFDNYIKDGEIKKFIDCFCEHFFPMEVEVKIVLLMNQETEEFNFNKQPVLGYTTRI comes from the coding sequence ATGATGCAAAGAAAAAATAATATAAATCTGGAGGAACTTGTATACGAAATAGAAAATATTTCTTATGACATAAGAGCAGAAGTTGTTGCTAATGATTTGCTTGAGAGTAATTCGATTTTGCAGGAAGAAATTATGATTTCTAATCACGGGCAATTTTCAAGAGCGTACAGAAATGATATTCTAGGTGTTGCAATTCATGATAATAATTATGATAAGCACGAATATCTAAATATACAATTGTCAAGAGATAGTATTTACGATGTGCTTCCTGAAGGTTTAGTGCACAGCTTAAGCGAAAATAGTACTGATAAGTCTGTAAAACAGATGATAAAAGAACATAAACTTCAGAAGAAACAAGAATTAGAAGCTCGAAATTTTTTTAGTCCTTTTGAAAATGAAATTTTTCATTACCGTACTAAAATAGAAAGTGTTGAGAGAATTTTTTTACATAAGTTAAACGGGAGCAGACCCCTAGATTTTTTTTATGTTTTCTGGGGATTACCGCATATTTATCCTGAAATTTTGGTTTCAAAATTTATTCAACTCCTGCCGTATGCTTATAAAATTGTTGGAGATATTGGGTTGGCATGTAGTTGTTTAGCTAGTATTATTGAAGAGGAAGTGAGTTACAGCACGACTACTTCAAAAGAATATAGTGACGATAAAGAAGAAATAAGTCTAGGAGTAAACAGATTGGGAGTTGATTTTATTAGTGGAAACAATTTTATGGATTACTCAATGAATTTAACTATTGAAATTGGCCCAATCACTAATAAGCCTTTTGATAATTATATTAAAGATGGTGAAATAAAAAAATTTATAGACTGTTTTTGCGAACATTTTTTTCCAATGGAAGTAGAAGTAAAAATAGTGCTGTTAATGAATCAGGAAACAGAAGAGTTTAATTTTAATAAACAGCCTGTATTAGGTTATACAACAAGAATTTAG
- a CDS encoding PKD domain-containing protein — protein sequence MNKKNIDTRVIIFFCFLFLTGIIIYTLQIYNNLDCKETKFHIFSDNFQTEEPIAFYDKTPNAKLWRWDFGDGTEQDVRQNTLHVYKNAGKYQVTLTINNNCILTKEIEIKYKYAKNKKGTPKINVPNVISVGKPAYFQSESENAKTWEWAFGENKSIDETSQNPVYKFTTSGEKVITLIINGDYSRVAKRTIYVHPKVIKKTNPLDVTSYIYEKSTESFALPRGTVKKDPLEEMLQYVPVAPKNKTTKDTISVIKKAPKVSEDQFEILLIKVTQGNKVKDDFTEYLCDNLDIPIVKNNKDLLTFSQLCASIKGKKIRIESIRLNKDKQNNCIKGINISYKVKKHLIWSKD from the coding sequence ATGAATAAAAAAAACATCGACACTAGAGTAATAATTTTCTTTTGTTTTTTATTTTTAACAGGAATAATTATCTATACACTACAAATTTACAATAACTTAGACTGCAAAGAAACTAAATTTCACATCTTCTCAGATAATTTCCAAACAGAAGAACCTATAGCATTTTATGACAAGACTCCAAATGCAAAGTTATGGAGATGGGACTTTGGAGATGGAACAGAACAAGATGTAAGACAAAATACTTTACATGTTTATAAAAACGCAGGAAAATATCAAGTTACACTAACAATAAACAACAACTGCATTCTTACAAAAGAGATTGAAATAAAATACAAATATGCCAAGAATAAAAAAGGTACACCAAAAATAAATGTACCCAATGTTATCTCTGTTGGAAAACCTGCTTATTTTCAATCAGAGTCTGAAAATGCTAAAACATGGGAATGGGCATTTGGTGAAAATAAAAGTATTGATGAAACATCACAAAACCCAGTTTATAAGTTTACAACTTCTGGAGAAAAAGTAATTACACTGATTATAAATGGTGATTATAGCCGTGTAGCAAAAAGAACAATTTATGTACATCCAAAAGTTATTAAAAAAACCAATCCTCTTGATGTAACTTCTTATATATATGAAAAAAGTACAGAATCATTTGCTTTGCCACGCGGAACTGTAAAAAAAGACCCTCTGGAAGAAATGCTACAATATGTACCCGTTGCGCCAAAAAACAAAACCACAAAAGACACTATTAGTGTAATTAAAAAAGCACCGAAAGTATCTGAAGATCAATTTGAAATTTTATTAATTAAAGTAACACAAGGTAATAAAGTAAAAGATGATTTTACAGAATATTTATGTGATAATCTTGATATACCAATCGTAAAAAACAACAAAGATTTATTGACTTTTTCACAATTATGCGCATCTATAAAAGGCAAAAAAATAAGAATAGAATCAATACGTCTTAACAAAGACAAACAAAATAACTGTATTAAAGGAATTAACATCAGTTACAAAGTAAAAAAACACCTGATTTGGTCTAAAGATTAA
- a CDS encoding L,D-transpeptidase, which produces MFFDATKIILKGYALAMGTVDNNFFERNGKGSTPTGLWSTSYAKKHIGEESYGNYGLIDMDGITGDAKKATAPGKRDGMAIHCGHTTKKGINDDNRLMVTYGCIRIYNSDMKKLVEEYNLLLAKGKIIYVYVEEVDSMSGVYKKYGLVADSKDKKEITVKMQNNSANESNNNFIDNNFCYRL; this is translated from the coding sequence GTGTTTTTTGATGCGACTAAAATTATATTGAAAGGCTATGCTTTAGCTATGGGAACAGTTGATAACAATTTTTTTGAACGTAATGGCAAGGGAAGCACTCCGACAGGTTTGTGGTCAACTTCTTACGCGAAGAAACATATTGGAGAGGAAAGTTATGGAAATTACGGATTGATTGATATGGATGGTATAACTGGGGATGCTAAAAAAGCAACTGCACCAGGAAAAAGAGATGGTATGGCTATTCATTGTGGACATACTACTAAAAAAGGGATAAATGACGATAATCGATTAATGGTTACTTATGGATGTATCCGAATTTACAATTCGGATATGAAGAAATTAGTAGAAGAATATAATTTGTTGTTAGCTAAGGGTAAAATAATATATGTATATGTTGAAGAAGTTGATTCTATGAGTGGAGTATATAAAAAATACGGTTTGGTTGCTGACTCAAAGGATAAAAAAGAAATTACAGTAAAAATGCAAAACAATAGTGCCAATGAAAGTAATAATAATTTTATTGATAA
- a CDS encoding ISAon1 family transposase N-terminal region protein, producing MYFGFRISYIFLPQGLLDYFDIVSHKLENEVIYFYLEEKNVLPQEYKTELAKSKDFLPEIKVEDFPLRGKSVLLHIKRRRWTLIRSNEIIKRDWEIVAKGTRITAEFASFLKGIIG from the coding sequence ATCTATTTTGGATTTAGAATTAGCTATATATTTTTACCTCAAGGACTACTAGATTATTTTGATATAGTTTCGCATAAACTAGAAAATGAAGTGATCTATTTTTATCTTGAAGAAAAAAATGTCCTTCCTCAAGAATACAAAACTGAATTAGCCAAATCAAAAGATTTTCTGCCAGAAATTAAAGTTGAAGACTTTCCTCTTAGAGGTAAATCGGTGTTACTACATATAAAAAGAAGAAGATGGACTTTGATTAGGTCTAATGAAATAATAAAACGAGATTGGGAAATTGTCGCCAAAGGAACACGAATTACAGCTGAATTCGCGTCTTTTTTAAAAGGTATCATTGGATAA
- a CDS encoding TssN family type VI secretion system protein, with product MIKKNIGALIDINIVIFLVIIIAISLILTMVFKEMVKEFAVKYKRKFYIYIFSFVLIYALVGFLGYNKLFTERSDEFVFYQIASLLFGTLNVYLYRWYFDEFYLRAVSVELLFSFIVILYSSVLFIVIHTVLNGLGLTFLMVSHFLVFMVPTGIYTAFNYMMQIPPKEYVTWKIPEKKDPFPEIINVEMKDLLLITLLIQKNPDSSTYTSIRSKRPVRIDFGALFYHTVSGYNDHNAESQIELKENKLNCYWVFFLQPKWYQTAKYVDANYTLGMNGITENSVIICKRQKKEEIGLPKNKGGDDSFIFEPKTEKKENLE from the coding sequence ATGATTAAAAAGAATATAGGAGCCCTTATTGATATAAATATTGTGATATTTTTAGTGATAATTATTGCAATTAGTTTGATACTTACAATGGTATTTAAAGAGATGGTAAAAGAATTTGCTGTAAAGTATAAAAGGAAATTTTACATCTATATTTTTTCATTTGTATTAATTTATGCTTTAGTAGGTTTTTTGGGTTACAATAAATTATTTACAGAACGGTCTGATGAATTTGTTTTCTATCAAATTGCCTCTCTGTTGTTTGGTACTCTCAATGTATATCTATACAGATGGTACTTTGACGAATTTTATTTGAGGGCTGTAAGCGTAGAATTGTTGTTTTCTTTTATAGTTATATTGTATTCCAGTGTGTTATTTATTGTTATTCATACTGTATTAAATGGTCTAGGCCTTACCTTTTTAATGGTTTCTCATTTTTTAGTCTTTATGGTCCCTACAGGTATTTATACAGCATTCAATTATATGATGCAGATACCACCAAAAGAATATGTTACCTGGAAAATACCAGAAAAGAAAGACCCTTTTCCAGAAATTATTAATGTAGAAATGAAAGATTTACTATTGATCACATTATTAATTCAAAAGAATCCCGATAGTTCTACTTACACATCTATAAGATCAAAAAGACCTGTTCGAATTGATTTTGGTGCTTTGTTTTATCATACCGTTTCTGGCTATAATGATCATAACGCCGAGAGTCAGATTGAATTAAAAGAGAATAAATTAAATTGTTATTGGGTTTTCTTTTTACAGCCAAAATGGTATCAAACTGCTAAATATGTAGATGCTAATTATACTTTGGGAATGAACGGTATTACCGAAAACTCAGTAATTATTTGTAAGAGACAAAAAAAGGAGGAAATCGGATTACCGAAGAACAAAGGGGGTGATGATAGTTTTATTTTTGAGCCTAAAACAGAAAAGAAAGAAAATCTGGAATAA